One genomic segment of Bacillus sp. 2205SS5-2 includes these proteins:
- a CDS encoding RES family NAD+ phosphorylase: MFGQSDMTAPQVGLSSGGRFHHQGQSVLYLAENEELAMIETLENPDIPSLIWIQEYSQKLELTQILDLRHEWTGLGSSENEVIQALLASRFIFEKVIDRSSKWRPQYLLTTFIADCARQAGFKGIIYSSSRTSGSNLILFNPDEPAVKPVDNPKVYIYESKKGVTEEFDDITLSF; the protein is encoded by the coding sequence GTGTTTGGTCAATCGGATATGACTGCACCACAGGTCGGGTTATCTTCAGGTGGAAGGTTTCATCACCAGGGACAAAGTGTTTTGTATCTAGCTGAAAACGAAGAGCTCGCAATGATAGAAACTCTTGAAAATCCAGATATTCCTTCTCTAATTTGGATTCAGGAGTACTCTCAAAAGCTTGAATTAACACAGATTTTAGATTTAAGGCATGAATGGACAGGTTTAGGTTCCTCGGAAAATGAAGTGATTCAGGCTTTATTAGCTTCACGTTTTATATTCGAAAAGGTAATTGATAGATCTAGTAAATGGAGACCACAATATTTACTAACTACATTTATAGCAGATTGTGCTAGACAAGCAGGGTTCAAAGGAATTATTTACTCTTCAAGTAGGACAAGTGGTAGTAACCTTATTTTGTTCAATCCTGATGAGCCAGCAGTAAAGCCAGTAGATAACCCAAAGGTTTATATTTATGAATCTAAGAAAGGGGTAACTGAGGAATTTGATGATATAACACTTTCTTTTTAG